One window of the Fusobacterium animalis 7_1 genome contains the following:
- a CDS encoding FMN-binding protein: MNFKDFGLREWLVIIFIILGLAAFVFEDYFKPKIYEAEGVGIGYNDDITLKVKAYKKKDKTIRVTEIEVKHGDTDEIGGVALQKLVDDVKAKQRFDDIDMVAGATFSSEGFKEALDTAIEDIRNQQ; encoded by the coding sequence ATGAATTTTAAAGATTTTGGACTTAGAGAATGGTTAGTTATTATTTTTATAATTTTAGGTCTAGCAGCATTTGTATTTGAAGACTATTTTAAACCAAAAATCTATGAAGCAGAAGGAGTTGGAATAGGTTATAATGATGATATAACTTTAAAAGTTAAAGCCTATAAGAAAAAGGATAAAACAATCAGAGTTACTGAAATTGAAGTTAAGCATGGAGATACAGATGAAATTGGAGGAGTTGCTTTACAAAAATTAGTTGATGATGTAAAAGCAAAACAAAGATTTGATGATATTGATATGGTTGCAGGAGCAACATTTTCTTCAGAAGGTTTTAAAGAAGCTTTAGATACAGCTATTGAAGATATAAGAAATCAACAGTAA
- the cobA gene encoding uroporphyrinogen-III C-methyltransferase, whose protein sequence is MKKGKAYIIGAGPGDFELLTLKAKRIIENADCIVYDRLISDDILRLAKKSAELIYLGKENTEGGLIQDEINQTLVKKCLEGKNVARVKGGDPFVFGRGGEEIEALFKNEIEFEVIPGITSSISVPAYAGIPVTHRGLARSFHIFTGHTMENGKWHNFENIAKLEGTLIFLMGVKNLDLIVNDLIKYGKDSKTPVAIIEKGATKNQRVTVGNLENILELVEKNRITPPAITVIGEVVNLREIFKWFETENLAKKILVTRDKKKAVEISENISKRGGIPVELPFIEIENLKIDLKDLKKYKAILFNSPNGVRAFFENIKDIRCLANIKIGAVGVKTEEILEKYKIIPDFIPDEYLVDKLAEEVVKYTNENDNILIVTSDISPCDTNKYNSLYKRNYEKVVAYNTKKIKIDREKVLETLKDVDIITFLSSSTVEAFYESLDGNFFILGDKKIVSIGPMTSETIRRLGMKVDYEAEKYTADGLLDVIFK, encoded by the coding sequence ATGAAAAAAGGGAAAGCATATATAATTGGAGCAGGACCAGGTGATTTTGAGCTATTGACATTAAAAGCTAAAAGAATTATTGAGAATGCAGATTGTATTGTATATGATAGATTAATCAGTGATGATATATTAAGACTTGCAAAAAAAAGTGCAGAGCTTATATATCTTGGGAAAGAAAATACAGAAGGTGGTTTAATTCAAGATGAAATAAATCAAACTCTTGTAAAAAAATGTCTTGAAGGAAAAAATGTTGCTAGAGTAAAAGGTGGAGATCCCTTTGTTTTTGGTAGGGGTGGAGAAGAAATTGAGGCTTTATTTAAAAATGAAATAGAATTTGAAGTTATTCCAGGGATAACTTCTTCTATATCTGTACCAGCTTATGCTGGAATACCTGTAACACATAGAGGACTTGCAAGGTCTTTTCATATTTTTACAGGGCATACTATGGAAAATGGAAAGTGGCATAATTTTGAGAATATTGCAAAATTAGAGGGAACTTTAATTTTTTTAATGGGAGTTAAAAATTTAGATTTAATAGTGAATGATTTAATTAAATATGGTAAAGATAGTAAAACTCCTGTTGCCATCATAGAAAAAGGTGCAACTAAAAATCAAAGAGTAACAGTTGGAAATTTAGAAAATATTTTAGAACTTGTTGAAAAAAATAGAATAACTCCTCCTGCTATAACTGTAATTGGAGAAGTAGTTAATTTAAGAGAAATTTTTAAATGGTTTGAAACTGAAAATCTTGCTAAAAAAATATTAGTAACAAGAGATAAAAAAAAAGCAGTTGAAATATCTGAAAATATTTCTAAAAGAGGTGGAATTCCTGTTGAATTACCTTTTATAGAAATAGAAAACTTAAAGATTGATTTAAAAGATTTGAAAAAATATAAGGCTATTTTATTTAATTCACCTAATGGAGTAAGGGCATTTTTTGAAAATATAAAAGATATAAGATGTTTAGCAAATATAAAAATTGGAGCAGTTGGAGTTAAAACTGAGGAAATTTTAGAAAAATATAAAATAATTCCAGATTTTATTCCTGATGAATATTTGGTAGATAAATTAGCAGAAGAAGTAGTTAAATATACAAATGAAAATGATAATATTTTAATAGTTACTTCTGATATTTCTCCTTGTGATACAAATAAATATAATTCTTTATATAAAAGAAATTATGAAAAAGTTGTAGCTTATAATACAAAAAAAATAAAAATTGATAGAGAGAAAGTGCTTGAAACTTTAAAAGATGTAGATATTATAACTTTTTTAAGTTCGTCAACAGTAGAAGCTTTTTATGAAAGTTTAGATGGAAATTTCTTTATTTTGGGAGATAAAAAAATTGTCTCTATTGGACCTATGACAAGTGAAACTATTAGAAGATTAGGAATGAAAGTTGACTATGAGGCTGAAAAATATACAGCTGATGGCTTACTTGATGTAATTTTTAAATAA
- a CDS encoding GyrI-like domain-containing protein, producing MAYKLKAVTIRTNNSKEGIRKIAELWRDILTGKLPLLSDGIVPVSQYSNYESDEKGDYDISIVGVKHNFFEDMEKEVKKGLYKKYEAVDENGNVEMCTKKVWENVWNDSHSGILKRAFTIDYESSVPAEFSKDGKAHCYLYIAVK from the coding sequence ATGGCATACAAATTAAAAGCAGTTACAATTCGTACAAACAATAGTAAAGAAGGTATTAGAAAAATAGCAGAATTATGGAGAGATATTTTAACAGGAAAATTACCTCTTTTATCTGATGGAATAGTACCTGTTTCACAATATAGCAATTATGAAAGTGATGAAAAAGGAGATTATGATATTAGCATAGTAGGAGTAAAACATAATTTCTTTGAAGATATGGAAAAAGAAGTTAAAAAAGGTTTATATAAAAAATATGAAGCTGTTGATGAAAATGGCAATGTAGAAATGTGTACAAAAAAAGTTTGGGAAAATGTTTGGAATGATAGCCACTCTGGAATATTAAAAAGAGCTTTTACAATAGATTATGAAAGTTCTGTCCCAGCAGAATTTTCAAAAGATGGAAAAGCACATTGTTATTTGTATATAGCAGTGAAATAA
- the gap gene encoding type I glyceraldehyde-3-phosphate dehydrogenase: MAVKVAINGFGRIGRLALRVMSKNKDFDVVAINDLTDAKTLAHLFKYDSAQGRFDGTIEVTDDGFVVNGDSIKVFAKANPEELPWGDLKVDVVLECTGFFTSKEKAEAHIKAGAKKVVISAPATGDLKTVVYNVNDNILDGTETVISGASCTTNCLAPMAKVLNDKFGIVEGLMTTIHAYTNDQNTLDAPHKKGDLRRARAAAENIVPNTTGAAKAIGLVIPELKGKLDGAAQRVPVITGSITELVTVLGKDVTVDEVNAAMKAASNESFGYTEEPLVSSDIIGISFGSLFDATQTKVLTVDGKQLVKTVAWYDNEMSYTSQLIRTLKKFVEISK; the protein is encoded by the coding sequence ATGGCAGTAAAAGTTGCAATTAATGGATTTGGAAGAATAGGAAGATTAGCATTAAGAGTTATGAGTAAAAATAAAGATTTTGATGTTGTTGCTATAAACGATTTAACAGATGCAAAAACATTAGCACATCTTTTTAAATATGATTCAGCACAAGGAAGATTTGATGGAACTATTGAAGTTACAGATGATGGTTTTGTAGTAAATGGAGATAGTATAAAAGTATTTGCTAAGGCTAATCCAGAAGAATTACCTTGGGGAGATTTAAAAGTAGATGTAGTTCTTGAATGTACAGGTTTCTTTACAAGCAAAGAAAAAGCAGAAGCTCATATTAAAGCAGGAGCTAAAAAAGTTGTAATTTCTGCACCAGCTACTGGGGACTTAAAAACAGTTGTTTATAATGTAAATGATAATATATTAGATGGAACTGAAACTGTAATATCAGGAGCTTCTTGTACGACTAACTGTCTTGCTCCAATGGCAAAAGTTTTAAATGATAAATTTGGAATCGTTGAAGGATTAATGACAACTATTCATGCTTATACCAATGACCAAAATACATTAGATGCTCCACATAAAAAGGGAGATTTAAGAAGAGCAAGAGCTGCTGCTGAAAATATAGTTCCTAACACAACAGGAGCTGCGAAAGCTATAGGACTTGTTATTCCTGAATTAAAAGGAAAATTAGATGGAGCTGCTCAAAGAGTACCTGTTATAACTGGTTCAATTACTGAGCTTGTAACAGTTTTAGGAAAAGATGTTACAGTTGATGAAGTAAATGCTGCTATGAAAGCTGCAAGCAATGAATCATTTGGATATACAGAAGAACCATTAGTATCAAGTGACATTATAGGAATTAGTTTTGGTTCATTATTTGATGCAACTCAAACAAAAGTTTTAACAGTTGATGGAAAACAATTAGTAAAAACTGTTGCTTGGTATGACAATGAAATGTCTTATACTTCTCAACTTATTAGAACATTAAAGAAATTTGTTGAAATTTCAAAATAA
- a CDS encoding GNAT family N-acetyltransferase, producing MEKIILVKPDLSYADEIQRYKKEFLEDEPIINGSAGLDRFSTVEDWLEELKKRSNKDTVPEGLVPSSTYLGIRKKDNYIVGMIDIRHSLNDFLLQVGGHIGCGVRKSERKKGYARQIIKLALEKCKELKIEKVLITCNDDNIASEKSIIACGGELEDIRTVDGKNYKRFWIEL from the coding sequence ATGGAAAAAATTATTTTAGTAAAACCTGATTTATCTTATGCTGATGAAATTCAAAGATACAAAAAAGAATTTTTAGAAGATGAACCTATTATAAATGGTTCAGCTGGATTAGATAGATTTTCTACTGTTGAGGATTGGCTAGAAGAATTAAAAAAGAGGAGCAACAAAGATACAGTTCCAGAAGGACTTGTCCCTTCATCTACTTATTTAGGGATAAGAAAAAAAGATAATTATATTGTTGGAATGATAGATATTAGACATTCTTTAAATGATTTTTTACTACAAGTTGGTGGGCATATTGGTTGCGGTGTTAGAAAATCTGAAAGGAAAAAAGGCTATGCTAGGCAAATAATTAAACTTGCCTTAGAGAAATGTAAAGAATTAAAAATAGAAAAAGTTTTAATAACATGTAATGATGATAATATAGCTAGTGAAAAAAGCATTATAGCTTGTGGTGGAGAGCTTGAAGATATTAGAACTGTTGATGGAAAAAATTATAAAAGATTTTGGATAGAATTATAA
- a CDS encoding RluA family pseudouridine synthase, translated as MKKYTVEHEYDGYEIGTYLKEIKGYSSRGLRNLEIYLNGKRIKNNAKKIKKLNRIVIIEKEKSTGIKAMDIPIDIAYEDENLLIVNKEPYIIVHPTQKKVDKTLANAVVNYFEKTLGKKLVPRFYNRLDMNTSGLIIIAKNAYTQAFLQDKTEVKKTYKVIASGIIEKDDFFIEIPIGKVGDDLRRIELSEKDGGKSAKTHIKVLERNYEKNITFLEARLYTGRTHQIRAHLSLIGHSLVGDELYGGDMNLAKRQMLHAYKLEFQNPKTLENLKIEIDIPIDMKEVLK; from the coding sequence ATGAAAAAGTATACAGTAGAACATGAATATGATGGTTATGAAATTGGAACTTATCTAAAAGAAATAAAAGGCTATTCAAGTAGAGGACTTAGAAATTTAGAAATCTATTTGAATGGAAAAAGAATAAAAAATAATGCTAAGAAAATAAAAAAATTAAATAGAATAGTGATAATTGAAAAAGAAAAAAGCACAGGAATAAAAGCTATGGATATTCCCATTGATATAGCTTATGAAGATGAAAATTTACTTATAGTTAATAAGGAGCCATATATAATTGTTCATCCTACACAAAAAAAAGTGGATAAAACTTTAGCAAATGCTGTTGTAAATTATTTTGAAAAAACATTAGGAAAAAAACTTGTTCCTAGATTTTATAATCGTCTTGATATGAATACTTCTGGACTTATAATAATTGCCAAAAATGCTTATACTCAGGCTTTTTTACAAGATAAAACAGAAGTTAAAAAAACATATAAAGTTATTGCAAGTGGAATAATAGAAAAAGATGATTTTTTCATTGAAATACCTATTGGAAAAGTAGGAGATGATTTAAGAAGAATAGAACTTTCTGAAAAAGATGGTGGAAAATCTGCTAAAACTCATATAAAAGTTTTAGAAAGAAATTATGAAAAAAATATTACCTTTCTTGAAGCAAGATTATATACAGGTAGAACTCATCAAATAAGAGCTCATTTATCACTTATTGGTCATTCTTTGGTAGGAGATGAACTTTATGGTGGAGATATGAATTTAGCAAAAAGACAAATGTTACATGCTTATAAGTTGGAATTTCAAAACCCAAAAACATTAGAAAATTTAAAAATTGAAATTGATATCCCTATTGATATGAAAGAAGTTTTAAAATGA
- the hemA gene encoding glutamyl-tRNA reductase, giving the protein MLDLENIIVIGVSHENLSLLERENFMRTRPKYIIEKLYADKKIDAYINLSTCLRTEFYIELNSNIDAEEIKNLFSVDMIIKKGIEAIEYLFKVSCGFYSVIKGEDQILAQVKSAYSEALENEHSSKFLNIIFNKAVELGKKFRTKSMIAHNALSLEAISLKFIKSKFPNIEDKNIFILGIGELAQDILTLLTKEQLKNIYIANRTYHKAEQIKKKFDIVNIIDYKEKYDEMIKADVIISATSAPHIVVEYDKFVSKMKEDKEYLFIDLAVPRDVDERLANFKNIKIYNLDDIWEVYHQNSMNRDKLLEDYSYLINEQMEKLIKTLNYYE; this is encoded by the coding sequence ATGTTAGATTTAGAAAATATTATTGTAATTGGAGTTTCACATGAAAATTTATCTCTACTTGAAAGAGAAAATTTTATGAGAACAAGACCTAAGTACATTATTGAAAAATTATATGCAGACAAAAAGATAGATGCTTATATTAATTTATCAACTTGCCTCAGAACAGAATTTTACATTGAGTTAAATTCAAATATAGATGCAGAGGAGATAAAAAATTTATTTTCAGTTGATATGATTATAAAAAAGGGAATAGAGGCTATTGAATATCTATTTAAAGTTAGCTGTGGATTTTATTCAGTTATAAAAGGAGAAGATCAAATCTTAGCACAAGTTAAAAGTGCTTATTCTGAGGCACTTGAAAATGAGCATAGCTCAAAATTTCTAAATATTATTTTTAATAAAGCAGTAGAACTAGGAAAAAAATTTAGGACAAAATCTATGATAGCTCATAATGCATTATCATTGGAAGCAATATCTTTAAAATTTATTAAATCTAAATTTCCTAATATAGAAGATAAAAATATTTTTATTTTAGGAATAGGAGAACTTGCACAAGATATTTTAACTCTACTAACAAAGGAACAATTAAAAAATATCTATATTGCAAATAGAACCTATCATAAGGCTGAACAAATAAAAAAGAAGTTTGATATAGTAAATATAATTGATTACAAAGAAAAATACGATGAGATGATAAAAGCAGATGTAATTATAAGTGCTACCTCAGCTCCACATATAGTTGTAGAATATGATAAATTTGTATCCAAAATGAAAGAAGATAAAGAATATCTTTTTATAGATTTAGCAGTACCAAGAGATGTTGATGAAAGACTTGCTAATTTCAAAAATATAAAAATTTATAATTTAGATGATATTTGGGAAGTATATCATCAAAATTCTATGAATAGAGATAAACTTTTAGAAGATTATTCATATTTAATTAATGAACAAATGGAAAAATTAATAAAAACTTTAAATTATTATGAATGA
- a CDS encoding MetQ/NlpA family ABC transporter substrate-binding protein: protein MKFTKLFGTVGAFLLLSAGALAGTLKVGATPVPHAEILELIKPDLKKQGVDLKIVEFTDYVTPNLALSDKEIDANFFQHKPYLDKFVEERKLNLVSLGNVHVEPLGLYSKKIKSINDLKKGDTIAIPNDPSNGGRALILLHNKGVITLKDPKNLFATEFDIVKNPKKLKFKPTEVAQLPRILPDVTAAIINGNYALQANLSPAKDSLILEGKESPYANILVVRKGDEKREDIQKLLKALRSEKVKKYINKKYSDGSVVPAF from the coding sequence ATGAAATTTACAAAATTATTTGGAACAGTAGGAGCATTTTTATTACTATCAGCAGGAGCATTAGCTGGAACTTTAAAAGTTGGAGCAACACCAGTTCCTCATGCTGAAATATTAGAATTAATTAAACCAGATTTAAAGAAACAAGGAGTAGATTTAAAAATAGTTGAATTTACAGATTATGTAACACCTAACTTGGCATTATCTGATAAAGAAATTGATGCTAATTTCTTCCAACATAAACCTTATCTTGATAAGTTTGTAGAAGAAAGGAAATTAAATCTTGTTTCATTAGGAAATGTCCATGTTGAACCACTTGGATTATATTCAAAGAAAATTAAATCAATAAATGATTTGAAAAAAGGAGATACAATAGCAATTCCTAATGATCCATCAAATGGAGGAAGAGCATTAATCTTATTACATAATAAAGGAGTCATAACTTTAAAAGATCCTAAGAATTTATTTGCAACAGAATTTGATATAGTTAAAAACCCTAAAAAGTTAAAATTTAAACCAACAGAAGTTGCACAATTACCAAGAATTCTGCCTGATGTAACAGCTGCTATTATCAATGGAAACTATGCTTTACAAGCTAATTTATCACCAGCTAAAGATTCACTAATATTAGAAGGTAAAGAATCTCCTTATGCGAATATACTTGTTGTTCGTAAAGGTGATGAAAAAAGAGAAGATATCCAAAAATTATTAAAAGCTCTTCGTAGTGAAAAAGTTAAAAAATATATAAATAAAAAATATAGTGATGGTTCTGTTGTTCCAGCATTCTAA
- a CDS encoding methyltransferase domain-containing protein, translating into MKKFIINNYLEDIRKKIPAYDLMLEIIFNSILKVKTDISQIKNILAIGGQSFEAKNLSKIYNNSKITIVEPSEIMLNIVKNECEDLKNLEYICDKFESYKNDKNFQLCLCLLVLQFVENPRSFLEKIYNNLDKNSLFIISIFSNKQLAYWKEFALSRGAKKEQVEKTFNNQSEVMNVLSPDYTETLLKEIGFLKVEKICEILSVDMWIAEK; encoded by the coding sequence ATGAAAAAATTTATAATTAATAATTACTTAGAAGATATAAGAAAGAAAATTCCTGCTTATGATTTAATGCTTGAGATAATATTTAATTCTATTTTAAAAGTAAAAACAGATATTTCACAAATAAAAAATATTTTAGCAATTGGTGGACAAAGTTTTGAAGCTAAAAATTTATCAAAAATTTATAATAACTCAAAAATAACAATAGTAGAGCCAAGTGAAATTATGCTAAATATAGTAAAAAATGAATGCGAAGATTTAAAAAATTTAGAATATATCTGTGATAAATTTGAAAGTTATAAAAATGACAAAAATTTTCAATTATGTTTATGTCTTTTAGTGTTACAATTTGTTGAAAACCCTAGAAGTTTTTTAGAAAAAATCTATAATAATCTTGATAAAAATAGTTTATTTATAATAAGTATATTTTCTAACAAACAATTAGCTTACTGGAAAGAATTTGCACTATCAAGAGGAGCCAAAAAAGAACAAGTTGAAAAAACATTTAACAATCAATCTGAAGTAATGAATGTTTTATCCCCAGATTATACTGAAACTTTATTAAAAGAAATTGGCTTTTTAAAAGTAGAAAAAATTTGTGAAATACTTTCAGTTGATATGTGGATTGCAGAAAAATAA
- the hemC gene encoding hydroxymethylbilane synthase has protein sequence MKKNIIIGSRGSILALAQANLIKDKLQINYPNLTFTIKEIVTSGDKDLKSNWENSDVSLKSFFTKEIEQELLDGDIDIAVHSMKDMPAISPKGLICGAIPDREDPRDVLVSKNGFLVTLPQGAKIGTSSLRRVMNLKAIRPDFEIKHLRGNIHTRLKKLEIEDYDAIVLAAAGLKRTGMTDKITEYLSGEVFPPAPAQGVLYIQCRENDEEIKEILKSIHNENIAKIVEIEREFSKIFDGGCHTPMGCYSQVNGDKIKFTAVYSDEGKQIRAVVEDDLTKGKEIAYMAAEEIKNKINKGTIQ, from the coding sequence ATGAAAAAAAATATTATAATTGGAAGTAGAGGAAGTATTTTAGCTTTAGCACAAGCAAATCTCATAAAAGATAAGTTACAAATTAATTATCCTAATTTAACTTTTACAATTAAAGAAATAGTTACAAGTGGAGATAAAGATTTGAAATCAAATTGGGAAAATAGTGATGTTTCTTTAAAAAGTTTCTTTACTAAGGAAATTGAACAAGAATTATTAGATGGAGATATAGATATTGCAGTCCATTCTATGAAAGATATGCCAGCTATTTCTCCTAAGGGCTTAATTTGTGGAGCTATACCTGATAGAGAAGACCCAAGAGATGTACTAGTTTCAAAAAATGGTTTTTTAGTAACTTTACCACAAGGAGCTAAGATTGGGACAAGTTCACTTAGAAGAGTAATGAATTTAAAAGCTATAAGACCTGATTTTGAGATTAAACATTTAAGGGGCAATATTCACACAAGACTTAAAAAATTAGAAATAGAAGATTATGATGCAATAGTTTTAGCTGCTGCTGGTTTGAAAAGAACAGGAATGACTGATAAAATTACTGAGTATTTAAGTGGAGAAGTATTTCCACCTGCACCTGCACAAGGTGTTCTATATATTCAATGTAGAGAAAATGATGAAGAAATAAAAGAAATTTTAAAATCTATACATAATGAAAATATTGCCAAGATTGTTGAAATAGAAAGAGAATTTTCTAAAATTTTTGATGGAGGTTGTCATACTCCTATGGGTTGTTATTCTCAAGTAAACGGAGATAAAATTAAATTTACTGCTGTTTATTCAGATGAAGGAAAGCAAATAAGAGCTGTTGTTGAAGATGATTTAACAAAAGGAAAAGAAATTGCATATATGGCAGCAGAAGAAATTAAGAATAAAATTAATAAAGGTACTATACAATAG
- a CDS encoding phosphoglycerate kinase, with amino-acid sequence MKKLITDLDLNNKKVLMRVDFNVPMKDGKITDENRIIQALPTIKYALEHNAKLILFSHLGKVKTEEDKATKSLKAVAEKLSELLGKNVIFIPETRGEKLENAINNLKSGEVLMFENTRFEDLDGKKESKNDSELGKYWASLGDVFVNDAFGTAHRAHASNVGIAENIGNGNSAVGFLVEKELKFIGEAVNNPKRPLIAILGGAKVSDKIGVIENLLTKADKILIGGAMMFTFLKAEGKNVGTSLVEDDKLDLAKNLLAKSNGKIVLPVDTVVASEFKNDTEFSTVDIDNIPNNKMGLDIGEKTVKLFDSYIKTAKTVVWNGPMGVFEMPNFAKGTIGVCESIANLTDAVTIIGGGDSAAAAISLGYANKFTHISTGGGASLEFLEGKVLPGVEAISNK; translated from the coding sequence ATGAAAAAACTTATAACTGACTTAGATTTGAATAATAAAAAAGTTCTTATGAGAGTAGATTTTAATGTTCCTATGAAAGATGGTAAAATTACTGATGAAAATAGAATAATCCAAGCATTGCCAACAATAAAATATGCCTTAGAACATAATGCTAAACTTATTTTATTTTCACACTTAGGAAAAGTAAAAACAGAAGAAGATAAAGCTACAAAAAGTTTAAAAGCTGTTGCTGAAAAATTATCTGAGCTTTTAGGAAAAAATGTAATTTTTATCCCTGAAACAAGAGGAGAAAAATTAGAAAATGCTATCAATAATTTAAAATCTGGTGAAGTATTGATGTTTGAAAATACAAGATTTGAAGATTTAGATGGGAAAAAAGAGTCTAAAAATGATTCTGAATTAGGTAAATATTGGGCATCATTAGGAGATGTTTTTGTAAATGATGCTTTTGGAACTGCTCATAGAGCACATGCTTCTAATGTAGGGATTGCAGAAAATATTGGTAATGGAAATTCTGCTGTTGGTTTCTTAGTTGAAAAAGAATTAAAATTTATTGGAGAAGCAGTAAATAATCCAAAAAGACCATTAATTGCCATTTTAGGAGGAGCAAAAGTTTCTGATAAAATAGGAGTTATTGAAAATCTATTGACTAAGGCTGATAAAATTCTAATTGGTGGAGCTATGATGTTTACTTTCTTAAAAGCAGAGGGAAAAAATGTTGGAACTTCATTGGTTGAAGATGATAAACTAGATTTAGCAAAAAATTTATTGGCTAAATCAAATGGAAAGATAGTTTTACCTGTTGATACAGTTGTTGCAAGTGAGTTTAAAAATGATACTGAATTTTCCACTGTTGATATAGATAATATTCCAAATAATAAAATGGGACTTGACATTGGTGAAAAAACTGTTAAACTATTTGATAGTTATATAAAAACTGCTAAGACTGTTGTATGGAATGGACCTATGGGAGTATTTGAAATGCCTAATTTTGCCAAAGGGACAATAGGAGTATGTGAATCAATAGCAAATCTTACTGATGCTGTAACTATAATAGGTGGTGGAGATTCTGCTGCTGCTGCAATCAGTTTAGGTTATGCAAACAAATTTACTCATATTTCTACTGGTGGAGGAGCATCTTTGGAATTCTTAGAAGGAAAAGTTTTACCAGGAGTTGAAGCAATATCAAATAAATAA
- a CDS encoding CPBP family intramembrane glutamic endopeptidase gives MTNKFQSYVDSIQEKNKFKLLLIPILVVVLIMFINQLLILPLIFIFNDSFKEILSFSGTSNLVSEILSLFLSIFLMTKISKLKTEQLGFTKDDIIISYLKGALFGILQIFSVFFIIFGLKAIDVYYVGNISILILIKVFIFFVFQGLFEEILFRGYLMPFFSKVIGIKFTIILLSFLFTCIHLFNPNLNVVGLVNVFLAGVTFSLIYYYTGNLWIVGAMHTLWNFILGFIVGSQVSGIITFNSIFFSIPVENKDLISGGKFGFEASIIETILELTISLFVIYLIRKEKRIK, from the coding sequence ATGACAAACAAATTTCAAAGTTATGTAGATAGTATTCAAGAAAAAAATAAATTCAAACTATTATTAATACCAATTTTAGTAGTTGTTTTGATAATGTTTATAAACCAACTACTAATACTTCCTTTAATTTTTATTTTTAATGATAGTTTTAAAGAGATTTTATCTTTTAGTGGAACTTCAAATTTAGTCAGTGAGATTCTCTCACTCTTTTTATCAATATTTTTAATGACAAAAATCTCAAAATTAAAAACTGAACAGCTAGGATTTACAAAAGATGATATAATTATTTCATATTTAAAAGGTGCTTTATTTGGAATTTTACAAATATTTTCTGTCTTCTTTATAATATTTGGATTGAAAGCAATAGATGTTTATTATGTAGGAAATATTAGTATTTTGATATTAATAAAAGTTTTTATATTTTTTGTTTTTCAAGGCTTATTTGAAGAGATTTTATTTAGAGGTTATTTGATGCCATTTTTTTCAAAGGTTATAGGAATAAAATTTACAATAATATTATTATCATTCCTATTTACTTGTATTCATTTGTTTAATCCTAACTTAAATGTAGTTGGTCTGGTAAATGTATTTTTAGCAGGGGTTACATTTAGCTTAATATACTATTATACAGGAAATTTATGGATAGTAGGTGCTATGCATACTCTTTGGAATTTTATTTTAGGTTTTATAGTTGGTTCACAAGTAAGTGGAATAATTACATTTAATTCAATATTCTTCTCAATACCAGTTGAAAATAAAGACTTAATAAGTGGAGGAAAATTTGGTTTTGAAGCTAGTATAATTGAAACAATACTTGAATTAACTATAAGTCTATTTGTAATTTATTTGATTAGAAAAGAGAAAAGAATAAAATAA
- a CDS encoding FMN-binding protein, with translation MKKMNLKSLLAISFAVLSLGSFAAEKIYEAKAEARGYNEDGVPIVLTVKAIKKDGKVVVTDIVAKHQETDKVGGAAIEQLIEEVKTKQNYNKLDSVAGATSTSAGFRRAIRNAVKDIEKQN, from the coding sequence ATGAAAAAAATGAATTTGAAAAGTTTATTAGCAATTTCTTTTGCAGTATTAAGTTTAGGAAGTTTTGCAGCCGAAAAAATCTATGAAGCTAAGGCAGAAGCAAGAGGTTACAATGAAGATGGTGTACCTATTGTTTTAACTGTAAAAGCTATTAAAAAAGATGGTAAAGTAGTTGTTACTGATATTGTTGCTAAACATCAAGAAACAGATAAGGTTGGTGGAGCTGCAATAGAGCAATTAATAGAAGAAGTAAAAACAAAACAAAATTATAATAAGTTAGATAGTGTGGCAGGAGCTACTTCAACTTCTGCTGGTTTTAGAAGAGCGATTAGAAATGCTGTTAAAGATATAGAAAAACAAAATTAG